The segment AATTGTTTGTTTTGGCCCTTCGAACATCTTTGCTCTATTCATTGAAGCCAGCTTAATTTGGTTGAGAATCCCTCCATCGGTCCTGAATTGTTTTTTCCGATGTGTTTTAAGGCTCGTTGAATAATAATTCTCTATAGCGTTATTTGTAGCCGGAGCACCCTCAAGATAATAAAATACGGTAAGATTTATCCAGTGCTTGTTAATCATTCTCAATCGTTTTTGAATTGCACCATCAACAGAATTGTTCTGCTTCTTCAGCTCATTGAAATTAACTTCTGCTTTTTCAAGACTATTCATTTCAAGATTTTCTGTAACAACTCATGTTTTAGAAGGAACCCAACCACTTTGAGTTTCACGATCCCAAAAATACAGGTTTAACTTTTATAATTTACCTTTATTGTCAATTCAGATAAAATACTGACCGATACTTGTTTATACTTTAAGATATCTATTAGATATCTAATGAAAAAAGTTTCTCTAACACCTGCAACAGAACTAAAAGTTAACAACATCCAAGGTTTCTACATCAGAAAAGTCAAACCATTTGGAACAAGCGCAAAAGTCGATTGCCCGAAAGAACACTTAGGAAAAACCGTTTATCTAGTAATCCTGAACAATGACGAGTGAAAATAACACCGAAAACTTGGATAAATACATCCGTGATTTAGAAAGAAAAAATGCTAACTTAGAGAAAGAGCTCGAAAAGGAGCAGAATGAGAAGATAATCATCATTCAGGAAAAGAAGAAACTCGAAAAAGAAAACAAAGAACTCAAAAAACAACTTACGCAATTACTGTCATCCTTATCGGCTCTTGCAACATCAGACAAAACCGCTGAAGCTGGTGGCGTTCCTTCTTCAAAAACGTTTTACAGACGAAATCGACAGGAAGGAATGAAAAAGGCAACAGGTGGTCAACCAGGACATACTGGCCATGGATGAAAAAAACCAACCCCAAACTTACCCCCTGTGTATGTCACATTGGACGAATGTCCAGATTGCGGTATGCCTCTGTACGAACCCTTTAAGGGTGCAGAACAAAAGCGCACTGTGACGGATATCCCACTTCCCGAACATATTGTTTATGAAGTTATTTTTCTGAGATACTGGTGCAACAATTGTAATAAATTGGTTCGCGGAGAAGTGCCATGGTTACCACCAAATCAACACTTCGGGCCTGCCGTAGCTTCTTGGATTGTTTATCAGCGAATGTTAGGACTGAGTATAGGCAATATACAATCCAGTTTGTACGAGACATATGAAATCACTATGAGTGAAGCCACTATTCTTAAGCTGGAGAAATGGGTGGCAGATACACTCAAGGAAGACTATGAAAAACTTCATGAGGAAATTGTAGAAGCAGCTGCCGTAAATGCCGATGAAACAGGATTCAGAATTGACGGTAAGAACAGTTGGTTATGGGTTTTTACCTCTACGATGGCTTCTTACTATAAAGTTGCTCCAACTCGTGGTCATACTGTGCCGGAAGAAACTCTGGAAGGATTCAATGGTGTTTTGGGCAGAGATGCATGGAAACCATATGATGTAGTAAAATGTGCGGGACATCAGCTTGACCTTCTTCACGTGAATAGGTGGTTGGAGAGAGCTGAGATCAAACACAGGATAGAACCCCGTACTCTCTTAACATCTAAACCTGCTAAATTAACGAAACCGGGAAGACCTCCTGAAAAGTTTCTTGAATTCGTTGACGGAATTCGATCAATTCTGAAAAGAGCAATTGAGTACACAGAGAACGATCCACCTCCATCTTTGGAAGAACGTAAAAATGCTTGCAAAGAATTCCAGAATGAGATGAAGGTATTACTTGACAGGGAATGGACTGATAAGGATACCATACGAATATCAAAGGAGCTTCGAAAGCGACATGATATGCTATTTACGTTCATGGAGTTCGAGGATGTGGCGTGGCACAATAATGACGCAGAGCGTGCAATACGTCAAGGTGTACTTCACCGTAAAATTAGTGGTGGTAGGAGAACTTGGAAAGGTGCTGAAGTCTTTGAAGTGATTTTAAGTGTTTATGAAACATCAAAGAAAAGAGGAGAGAGATTTATGGGATTGGTCAAGAAAAGGTTTGAGCAGTCTTTAGAAAGCGAAATTCAAAATCTTACTGCTTCCTAAAGGTGAGTAGTTACATTAGAATGAGCTAATCCCTATTTCAGCGGAGTTAAGGTTTAAAATAATCGCAGTTTCTGGTAACGAAACAGCAAGTACAGAGTTTAATTATTTGATGTACGTCCAATCTTCGGATTCTATCAATCCCACAACAAACCTCTATTTCATCGCATTCCTGACGATCTGAGCCGAGCCACCGGCATTGAATGCTTTTAAGAACACCAGCGTTTCAGCATAAGCCATGGCATCAATAGCCATTTTCGTCTCTTTGCCAACAGAATAGATCCTGTCATAGAACTGTTTGATGGCAAACTTGCTGAACTTGCCAAACACTTCATTGTCAGCCTTCCCTTTTGCCTTCTCCCTGTAGGTATCAATTGTCCAGTTCCAGAT is part of the ANME-2 cluster archaeon genome and harbors:
- a CDS encoding DUF2080 family transposase-associated protein; amino-acid sequence: MKKVSLTPATELKVNNIQGFYIRKVKPFGTSAKVDCPKEHLGKTVYLVILNNDE
- a CDS encoding ISNCY family transposase; amino-acid sequence: MNSLEKAEVNFNELKKQNNSVDGAIQKRLRMINKHWINLTVFYYLEGAPATNNAIENYYSTSLKTHRKKQFRTDGGILNQIKLASMNRAKMFEGPKQTI